AAGAATTCTCCCTTACATCTGATCCCAGTAACCGCTGCTTGGTTACTGTGACTCTCGTCAAGCGAAATCCGCGACTCTGGGTCACGCAACGCCATCTGAAGGCCTTCGAACGAGGGTTCTGCCATCTTCATGTACGTGGTTCGAGAGCCGATTTGGTCGGATTGGTGGGCGTCTGAAGATGTGATCAAGGCGAACTCCGAAAATACGTCCCTATCACATGTTTCACGTTTCGTAATCTCCAGTGCCGCCACCTTCTGTTCGTCAAATATATCCTCCTTAATAGGGTTATTCCGATCGAATTCAAAGTCGGCACCAGCCTTTTTGTCAATATGTGCAAGAATAGGAAGTCCATCGTTGTCTTTTATTCGGTTGCAAATTTCCCAGATCGACTCGCTAGCTTGCGTATTCCCTGCTTCTACCGGGTCAATACCGATATTGTTCAGGACGTAGTTGACCTTGTTAGCGTTTTCCGGTGGAAATATCGCTGTCATGTGGACACGCCGCTTTGCACCCTGAGACGTAGTAATTTCGACGCCGGGGAGGACTTCAAGATCGGTGTCTGTTGCTGCATCTCGAATCTCTTGGTACCAACCCTGGCAATCATGGTCGGTTATCGCTATAAGTTCGATATCTTTTGCTATTATTGCCCCAACAAACTCTTCAGGACAGATGTCTTCATCTACATCATAAGAGCCAGGAGTGTGAACGTGGAGGTCTGTTTTGACGAACGTCGCACCATTCGTAGAACGTGTAATCGGAGAGATTTCAGTCATTGTTATACTCTGTTAGCTAAGGACGGTATGTGTGACAACAACTCGGACGACTAATATTTGTATCTTTTGCGTGTTCTCACATTCACTCCAAAAGATTTTGTCGCCCCTGACTCTGCAGTTCCTGGGTAGTAGCTACGAAAGCAAGTTATGAGGGTCCACTGGCAACGAGACACCACCAGTACACTAAGCGATCCTCGATCCGAACCACATTGACAACCATAGATGGCCACTAAGCGCCGAAAACGCCCGCTGTTCCACGTCTCTCCTCGGATAGCGTTTTCACGTTTTCGGCCGTAGACGACGTATGCGAGCGTACAAAGCGAAGGCGGTCGAGCGCATCGAACTCCCCGATCGCGAGGCGCGCGAGCGCCACCTCCGTGAGGCGGGCTACAACGCCTTCGAACTCGACGCCGATGCGGTGTTCGTCGATCTCCTGACAGACAGCGGGACCGGGGCGATGAGCGACGAGCAGTGGGCGGCGCTACACCGCGGCGACGAATCGTACGCCGGCAGCGAGAGTTTCCAGCACCTCGAATCCGCGGTCGAAGACGTGATGGGCTTTTCGCGCATCGTCCCTGCCCACCAGGGCCGCGGCGCGGAGAACGTCCTCTATGGCGCGCTGCTTGCGGAGGGCGATTACGTCCCGAACAACACCCACTTCGACACGACCCGAGCGCACATCGCGAACGCGGGTGGCGAGCCCGTCGACTGCCCGATCGAGAGCGAGTCGGGGGACGCATTCCAGGGAAACCTCGATGTCGATGCGGTTCGGGAGCTCGCGAGCGAGGTCGGCGCAGAGCGGATCCCCGCCGTCGTCGTCACGATCACGAACAATTCGCTGGCCGGACAGCCCGTCAGCATCGAGAACCTCCGTGCGGCGCGCACCGTCGCGAACGACCTCGACGCACGGCTCATCGTCGACGCCTGCCGGTTCGCCGAGAACGCCTACTTCGTCACGCAGCGTGAGGCCGAGTTCGAGGACGAAAGCGTCGCCGACGTGGCCCGCGAGCAGCTCGCGGTCGCCGACGCGATCGTGGTGAGTGGGAAGAAGGACGGCCTCGCCAACGTTGGCGGGTTCGTCGGCGTGCGCGCGGACGACGACGAACTGTACGAACAGGCCCGACAGCGTGGAATTCTCTACGAGGGCTTTTCGACCTACGGCGGGATGGCGGGCCGCGATCTCGAAGCGATGGCGGTCGGGCTGCGCGAAGCGGTCGAGAAGCCCTACGTCGAATCGCGCGTCGAGCAGGTCGCCGAACTCGGTGAGTTGCTTCAGGAGGTCGGCGTGCCGATCCGCACGCCGACCGGCGGTCACGCGGTCTACGTCGACGCTGGCGCATTCCTGCCTGAAATTCCCCGCGAGGAGTTCCCGGGCCAGGCGCTCGTCTGCGCGCTCTACCGCGAGGGCGGCGTTCGCGGGGTCGAACTCGGCGAGCTCGCCTTCCCCGGAACCGAACGAGACCAGCTCGTCCGGCTCTGCCTTCCCCGCCGGACGTACTTCCGGGACCACCTCGAACACGTCGCCGAGACGTTCGCGGCGGTCGCGGAGCGCCGCGATGAGCTCTCGGGGTACGAGATCGTCGACGAACCCGAAATGAAGGAACTGCGCCACTTCAGCGCCGAACTTCGACCGATCGAGTGAGAAATACGGTGCGGTGAGTCGTCTACCGGGCGGTCAGTCGACGACCTGCTGGCAGTCGCCACAGAGGTGCTGTCGTTTGACGTCGACCTCGCGTACCGTCGGCGAGAAGTTCATCACGCATCGGTCGTCGTCGCAGTGTTCGAGGCCGAGCGTGTGGCCGATCTCGTGGACGACCTCTTTGCGGACGCGCTCTGAGAAGACATCGTCCTCGGTGCGTTCGGAGCGGCCGCCGTCGGCGGGTGTCTGGAGCCGGTAGGTCGAGACCACGCTGCCGTTGCCCGAGAGGTAGGCGAGCCCGAACACGTAGTTGCGCCGGCGGTAGAAGAGATCCTGGGTGGTGAGAGCGATGTTCTTCTCGGCCGCGCCGACCCGACCCGCGAGTTCGATGAACGCCTCGGCACGGTACTGCCCGCGGCCCTCGTCGTAGGCGTCAGCCGGGAGCGAACGGGCGTCGTGGAGCGTGGCGTCGCAGTCGTAGACCGATCGGAGCCCGGCCGAGGCTGCCCGCGTGATCGACGCGGGGACGTCGCCGACCGGCACGATGTCGACGTGCATGCGAAGGGATTAGGACTCCCCAATCATAAACACCCCGACGTGAACCCCCTCACTCGCGCCCTCGCCGCGCGCCTCGCGGAGTTCGATCGGCTCGTCGAGGTCGGCGTCGGCACGCGAACCGGACTCGCCGGTGCGCTCGCCGACACGGGCGCGACCGTGACGGCGACTGATATCCGTTCGTGTTCGGTACCTGACGGCGTCGCGTTCGTCCGCGACGACGTGACTGACCCCACCCTCGAAACCTACGCCGACGCCGACGCGATCTACGCGCGCAACCTCCCGCCCGAACTCCACCGGCCGGCGCGCGATCTCGCACGAGAGGTCGATGTCTCGTTTCTGTTCACTACGCTCGGCGGCGAGTTCCCGACCGTGCCGACCGCGACCGAAACCCTCCCCGGCGGCACGCTGTTCCGGGCGACCGAGCGCGGCCCTGTCGGGAGCAGACGAGGCGAGAACGTACGGGCTCCCGACCGACGGGGCGCACGCGGCGACGCGGGGCGACGACGGGGCGAGCGCGCATGAGAGGCGATGCGGTCGTGCTCGATGTCGACGGTGTGCTCGTGGACGTCGCTGACTCGTACCGCCGGGCGGTCGTCGAGTCGGTCGCGACGGTGTACGACGAGACCATCGAGAGGGACGATCTCCAGGCGTTCAAGGACGCCGGCGGGTTCAACGACGACTGGGAACTCACTCACGCGATCGCGCTCCACGTCCTCGCGTCGCGCGAGGGCCTCGACATGACGATCGACGAGTTCACGGATCATATCGCGGGAACGGGCGGCGGGCTCGACGCCGCCGAGACGGTGGTCGCAGACAGTCTCGCACCCGCCGAACGCGAGCGCGTGCTCGCGACGTGGGACCGCGACCGACTCCGCGATGTCTTCCAGCAGCACTATCTCGGGCGCGAGCTCTACCGCGAACTCGAAGGCGGCGAGCCGGAGCCCGAAATCGCCGGTGAAGGATTCATCAACGATGAGCCCAC
Above is a window of Halococcus salifodinae DSM 8989 DNA encoding:
- a CDS encoding tryptophanase gives rise to the protein MRAYKAKAVERIELPDREARERHLREAGYNAFELDADAVFVDLLTDSGTGAMSDEQWAALHRGDESYAGSESFQHLESAVEDVMGFSRIVPAHQGRGAENVLYGALLAEGDYVPNNTHFDTTRAHIANAGGEPVDCPIESESGDAFQGNLDVDAVRELASEVGAERIPAVVVTITNNSLAGQPVSIENLRAARTVANDLDARLIVDACRFAENAYFVTQREAEFEDESVADVAREQLAVADAIVVSGKKDGLANVGGFVGVRADDDELYEQARQRGILYEGFSTYGGMAGRDLEAMAVGLREAVEKPYVESRVEQVAELGELLQEVGVPIRTPTGGHAVYVDAGAFLPEIPREEFPGQALVCALYREGGVRGVELGELAFPGTERDQLVRLCLPRRTYFRDHLEHVAETFAAVAERRDELSGYEIVDEPEMKELRHFSAELRPIE
- a CDS encoding archaemetzincin family Zn-dependent metalloprotease; protein product: MHVDIVPVGDVPASITRAASAGLRSVYDCDATLHDARSLPADAYDEGRGQYRAEAFIELAGRVGAAEKNIALTTQDLFYRRRNYVFGLAYLSGNGSVVSTYRLQTPADGGRSERTEDDVFSERVRKEVVHEIGHTLGLEHCDDDRCVMNFSPTVREVDVKRQHLCGDCQQVVD
- a CDS encoding AAA family ATPase, coding for MTEISPITRSTNGATFVKTDLHVHTPGSYDVDEDICPEEFVGAIIAKDIELIAITDHDCQGWYQEIRDAATDTDLEVLPGVEITTSQGAKRRVHMTAIFPPENANKVNYVLNNIGIDPVEAGNTQASESIWEICNRIKDNDGLPILAHIDKKAGADFEFDRNNPIKEDIFDEQKVAALEITKRETCDRDVFSEFALITSSDAHQSDQIGSRTTYMKMAEPSFEGLQMALRDPESRISLDESHSNQAAVTGIRCKGEFFENKELQLNKGLNCLIGGKGTGKSTVVEQIRYALDIPPRVGRIKDEYEELVEATLGEDGMVEIHLSTNKGQTYSVRREFGCEPVIHRLDGTQVPLSIEQFKGLC
- a CDS encoding TIGR01548 family HAD-type hydrolase, with amino-acid sequence MRGDAVVLDVDGVLVDVADSYRRAVVESVATVYDETIERDDLQAFKDAGGFNDDWELTHAIALHVLASREGLDMTIDEFTDHIAGTGGGLDAAETVVADSLAPAERERVLATWDRDRLRDVFQQHYLGRELYRELEGGEPEPEIAGEGFINDEPTLVDPATIDWLTTDFSVGVLTGRPAAEADIALDRVGLDVPDDHRFTMDDPAPGKPDPTALVALAEEFDARRTVFVGDTLDDVRTATNANETDPDREYLGIGVLTGGLTGERGREKFDRAGAEAVVETVNDLDGLLEPT
- a CDS encoding UPF0146 family protein; protein product: MNPLTRALAARLAEFDRLVEVGVGTRTGLAGALADTGATVTATDIRSCSVPDGVAFVRDDVTDPTLETYADADAIYARNLPPELHRPARDLAREVDVSFLFTTLGGEFPTVPTATETLPGGTLFRATERGPVGSRRGENVRAPDRRGARGDAGRRRGERA